In Hermetia illucens chromosome 1, iHerIll2.2.curated.20191125, whole genome shotgun sequence, one genomic interval encodes:
- the LOC119647268 gene encoding SRSF protein kinase 3 isoform X2, with protein sequence MYVPISLIDSRCSSLVYSQFLGICCKETSCYVLNSPSFKLISTEFSSNNVTRPLVISRYHVVRKLGWGHFSTVWLCWDLEDKRYVAIKIVKSAPHFAETAKDEIKILKSVRDSDPSNPRRNKTVQLLNDFKITGVNGTHICMVFEVLGDNLLKLIRKSSYRGIPIVNVKSIIRQVLEGLDYLHTCCKIIHTDIKPENVLLCVDDQYVRSLANEATGLYVMNFKMFPSFVSRAPREYREPAITSKMSKNKKKKLKKKAKRRLELFKKQWDYLEQSGGEGASQTKGDPNLDDVSSNTTAENMKISENCVDAIVNNESSNGEAKSIVNGDISDEYKENDEDIHEKPSQGTQRSSSGKDLDLLKIDKENGNKNLTTLMNIPSSTLGEEENDDNVDERNATGNSYEGGDTLKNCKSDKDSVENELMSPNHQQSEQSEHSYKSTPKLDPALEICDVEVKIADLGNACWVYKHFTEDIQTRQYRSLEVILGAGYDTSADIWSTACMAFELATGDYLFEPHSGENYSRDEDHIAHIIELLGPIPKHIIFRGAYTQFTFNKKGELRNITGLKPWGLVDVLVEKYEWTQEDAEAFADFLKPMLEFDPKKRATAADCLNHPWLLDK encoded by the exons ATGTACGTACCTATAAGTTTAATCGATTCCAGATGCAGTTCATTGGTCTATTCTCAATTCTTGGGTATATGCTGCAAAGAAACTTCTTGCTACGTCCTCAATTCGCCTAGTTTTAAACTAATTAGTACTGAGTTTTCATCCAACAATGTTACTCGCCCACTAGTCATAA GTCGCTATCACGTTGTCCGCAAATTAGGCTGGGGACATTTTTCCACCGTATGGCTGTGCTGGGATTTAGAGGATAAAAGATATGTTGCTATAAAAATCGTCAAATCCGCGCCACACTTTGCTGAAACAGCCAAAGATGAAATAAAGATTTTGAAATCAGTACGTGACAGTGATCCGTCGAATCCACGACGAAATAAAACTGTACAATTGCTAAATGATTTTAAGATAACCGGCGTGAACGGTACCCACATTTGTATGGTATTCGAAGTATTGGGtgataatttattaaaattaattcgtAAATCTAGTTATCGAGGAATACCAATAGTAAATGTTAAATCAATAATTCGACAAGTACTGGAAGGACTTGACTATCTTCATACGTGTTGTAAAATAATTCATACCGATATTAAACCAGAGAATGTACTGTTATGTGTAGATGATCAATACGTAAGGAGTTTGGCGAACGAGGCCACCGGATTATATGTAATGAATTTTAAAATGTTTCCATCGTTTGTGAGCCGTGCTCCTAGGGAATATCGAGAGCCGGCTATTACAAGCAAAATGAGTaagaataagaagaaaaaattgaaaaagaaggcTAAACGCCGCCTGGAACTGTTCAAAAAGCAGTGGGACTATCTTGAGCAAAGTGGTGGCGAAGGTGCTTCGCAAACGAAAGGAGACCCGAATTTGGATGATGTAAGCAGCAATACGACTGCTGAGAATATGAAAATCTCGGAAAACTGTGTGGATGCTATAGTGAACAATGAAAGTAGTAACGGTGAGGCTAAAAGTATTGTTAATGGGGACATCAGCGATGAGTATAAGGAAAATGATGAAGATATTCATGAAAAACCGTCACAAGGCACTCAAAGAAGCTCTTCTGGCAAAGATCTAGACCTGTTGAAAATTGATAAGGAGAACGGCAACAAAAATCTAACGACTCTCATGAACATCCCATCATCAACTCTTGGTGAGGAGGAAAATGATGACAATGTCGATGAGAGAAATGCAACGGGCAATAGTTACGAAGGTGGCGATACGCTTAAGAATTGCAAATCCGATAAAGATTCAGTTGAAAATGAATTAATGTCGCCAAATCACCAGCAATCTGAGCAATCTGAACATTCGTATAAATCAACACCAAAACTCGATCCGGCACTAGAAATCTGTGATGTGGAAGTTAAAATAGCGGATTTGGGCAATGCATGCTGGGTGTACAAACATTTCACGGAAGATATACAAACACGACAATATCGATCGTTGGAAGTGATTCTAGGCGCTGGATACGATACTTCAGCAGATATCTGGAGCACCGCTTGCATGGCATTCGAACTCGCAACCGGCGATTACTTATTCGAGCCTCATTCTGGCGAGAATTATTCCCGCGATGAGGATCATATTGCACATATTATCGAGCTGCTCGGTCCAATACCGAAACATATTATATTCCGCGGTGCATACACACAATTTACATTTAATAAAAAAGGAGAGTTGCGCAATATAACAGGGTTAAAACCGTGGGGTTTGGTTGACGTTCTGGTGGAGAAGTACGAATGGACGCAGGAAGATGCTGAGGCTTTTGCGGATTTTCTCAAACCCATGTTAGAATTTGATCCAAAAAAACGAGCAACAGCAGCTGATTGTTTGAATCATCCTTGGTTGTTAGATAAATAA